From Amphritea atlantica, a single genomic window includes:
- the mfd gene encoding transcription-repair coupling factor produces MFKDEYQLPKSAGDIRRIGNLSGSGRGMLATEIASQHSGLILCITNDSDSATRLESEIRFFSNNDAECMLFSDWETLPYDNFSPHQDIISERLNTLYRLPQMQRGLLIIPASTLMQRVAPQQFLDSNSLILDQGQSFNLDEMRRKLSDAGYRLTETVYEHGEFAIRGSIIDIFPMGSSTPYRIELFDDEVDTLRSFDPESQRSVDKVDKIRVLPAKEFPFDELSIRNFKQRWRETFDVDYKRCSVYQDVNDGISPPGIEYYQPLFFDVSATLFDYLPDNVLILTETNLEDHCTQFWGEVQERYEERRYDIERPILPPDRLFIPANELFGTLKKMQRIQLQQNKTQARPESGRYNLSLSEPPELTINAQAASPLSAVNNFLSKTRDRVLFCAESAGRREALIELLGRINIKPHPVDSLQQFFSDGYPVNICIFPLEQGLSAPGKFHLITETQLFGHQVFQRRRRSREQEQSDQIIKNLTELSIGAPVVHIDHGVGRYRGLVTLDLDAQTSEFLKLEYANEANLYVPVTSLHLISRYSGAGDELAPLHRLGTEQWSKARRKAAEKVRDTAAELLDIYARRAARRGHQFDSPDEHYASFSAAFPFEETVDQATAIQAVIKDMQSEQPMDRLICGDVGFGKTEVAMRAAFIAVQSNKQVAILVPTTLLAQQHYENFRDRFADWPVNVELISRFRSGKQSNAVIESLKEGKTDIVIGTHKLLQGDIKFSDLGLLIIDEEHRFGVQQKERLKSLRSEVDILTLTATPIPRTLNMAMSGIRDLSIIATPPARRLSVKTFVRQADKALKKEAILRELLRGGQVYYLHNEVKDIEQSAAEINELVPEARVGIGHGQMRERELEQVMSDFYHKRFNVLVCTTIIETGIDVPNANTIIIDRADKFGLAQLHQLRGRVGRSHHQAYAYLMTPHPKAMTTDAAKRLEAITSADELGAGFTLATHDMEIRGTGDLLGEGQSGQIQNVGFSLYLEMLEQAVEAIREGKTPNLEAPLKQGTEINLRVPALIPDDYLPDVHNRLIMYKRIANGKNETELKELQIEMIDRFGILPEQTKNLFRQTLLKLHCEQLGISKIDAGDTGGRVDFEADTTVDPFKLVQLVQQQPQKFQFGGASQLKFTIKMDKIEQRFKAVEQLLQQLTGN; encoded by the coding sequence GTGTTTAAAGATGAATATCAGTTACCCAAGTCAGCCGGTGACATCCGACGGATCGGCAACCTCTCTGGTAGCGGCCGCGGCATGCTGGCCACAGAGATTGCCAGTCAGCACTCAGGACTGATTCTCTGTATCACCAATGACAGTGACAGCGCCACACGGCTTGAATCTGAGATACGATTCTTTAGCAACAACGATGCCGAATGCATGCTGTTTTCCGACTGGGAAACCTTGCCTTACGATAACTTTTCGCCACATCAGGATATCATCTCAGAGCGACTCAACACTCTGTACAGACTGCCGCAGATGCAGCGCGGTCTATTGATTATTCCAGCCAGCACGCTGATGCAGCGAGTGGCCCCACAACAATTCCTCGATAGCAACTCCCTGATCCTCGATCAGGGCCAGTCATTCAATCTGGACGAGATGCGCCGCAAGCTCTCCGATGCCGGCTATCGTCTCACAGAAACCGTCTATGAACATGGCGAGTTCGCCATCCGCGGCTCAATCATTGATATCTTTCCGATGGGTAGTAGCACCCCCTACCGGATCGAACTGTTTGATGATGAGGTTGACACTCTGCGCAGCTTCGATCCTGAAAGCCAGCGCTCAGTAGATAAAGTCGACAAGATTCGCGTACTGCCTGCAAAAGAGTTTCCTTTCGATGAACTTTCAATTCGTAATTTTAAGCAGCGCTGGCGGGAAACCTTCGACGTAGACTATAAACGCTGCTCCGTATATCAGGATGTAAATGACGGTATCAGCCCGCCCGGCATCGAGTATTACCAACCACTATTCTTTGATGTCAGCGCAACCCTGTTTGATTACCTGCCGGATAATGTCCTGATTCTCACCGAAACCAATCTGGAGGATCACTGCACTCAGTTCTGGGGGGAAGTACAGGAGCGCTACGAGGAACGGCGCTATGATATAGAGCGCCCCATTCTGCCGCCTGACAGATTGTTTATACCCGCCAATGAGCTGTTTGGCACGCTGAAAAAAATGCAGCGCATTCAGCTGCAACAGAACAAAACCCAGGCAAGACCGGAGTCCGGCCGCTACAACCTGAGCCTGTCAGAACCACCCGAACTCACCATCAATGCCCAGGCGGCAAGTCCGTTGTCTGCGGTCAACAACTTCCTGTCGAAAACCCGTGACCGGGTACTGTTTTGCGCCGAATCCGCCGGACGCCGCGAAGCACTGATCGAGCTGCTCGGACGCATCAACATCAAACCCCACCCGGTTGATAGCCTGCAACAGTTTTTCAGTGATGGCTATCCGGTCAACATCTGTATCTTCCCACTGGAACAGGGCCTCAGCGCACCGGGCAAATTCCATCTGATCACCGAAACACAACTGTTTGGCCACCAGGTCTTTCAGCGCCGCCGCCGCTCCAGAGAGCAGGAGCAATCAGATCAGATAATCAAGAACCTGACCGAACTGAGTATCGGAGCACCGGTCGTCCATATTGATCACGGCGTCGGTCGTTATCGGGGCCTGGTTACGCTTGATCTCGACGCGCAAACCTCAGAATTCCTTAAACTTGAATATGCAAACGAAGCCAACCTCTATGTTCCGGTCACCTCGCTACACCTGATTAGCCGCTACTCCGGTGCTGGCGACGAGCTCGCCCCCCTCCACCGACTGGGTACAGAACAATGGAGCAAAGCGCGCCGCAAGGCCGCCGAAAAGGTTCGCGATACCGCTGCAGAGTTACTGGACATTTATGCCCGTCGCGCAGCACGCCGAGGCCACCAGTTCGATTCACCGGACGAACATTATGCCAGCTTCAGCGCCGCATTCCCTTTTGAGGAGACCGTGGACCAGGCCACCGCCATCCAGGCTGTCATAAAAGATATGCAATCGGAACAGCCTATGGACCGGCTGATTTGCGGCGACGTAGGCTTCGGTAAAACAGAAGTCGCAATGCGCGCTGCGTTTATAGCAGTACAAAGCAACAAACAGGTGGCCATACTGGTACCCACCACCCTTCTGGCACAACAACACTATGAGAATTTTCGCGATCGCTTTGCCGACTGGCCGGTGAATGTAGAACTAATCTCCCGGTTTCGCTCCGGCAAACAGAGCAACGCGGTCATAGAATCTCTCAAAGAGGGGAAAACCGATATTGTTATCGGAACCCATAAGCTACTGCAGGGTGATATCAAATTCAGCGATCTCGGACTGCTGATCATCGATGAGGAACACCGCTTTGGCGTACAACAGAAAGAGCGACTGAAATCACTCCGCTCGGAGGTTGATATTCTCACTCTGACCGCTACACCGATCCCCCGGACACTCAACATGGCAATGTCCGGCATCCGGGATCTGTCGATTATCGCCACCCCTCCCGCCCGGCGCCTGTCGGTTAAAACCTTTGTACGCCAGGCTGATAAAGCACTGAAGAAGGAAGCGATTCTGCGAGAACTGCTGCGTGGCGGACAGGTATACTACCTGCATAACGAAGTTAAGGATATCGAGCAGAGTGCTGCCGAAATAAATGAACTGGTGCCCGAGGCCCGGGTAGGTATCGGCCACGGACAGATGCGCGAGCGTGAACTTGAACAGGTGATGTCAGACTTTTACCACAAACGCTTTAATGTGCTGGTCTGCACCACGATTATCGAAACCGGTATCGATGTACCGAATGCTAATACGATCATCATCGATCGGGCCGATAAGTTCGGTCTGGCACAACTTCACCAGCTACGGGGACGGGTTGGCCGCTCCCACCATCAGGCATATGCATACCTGATGACCCCCCACCCTAAAGCGATGACCACCGACGCAGCTAAACGGCTGGAGGCGATTACCAGCGCCGATGAGCTGGGTGCCGGCTTCACCCTTGCGACCCATGACATGGAGATTCGCGGCACCGGTGATTTGCTGGGTGAAGGCCAGAGCGGCCAGATTCAAAATGTAGGTTTCTCCCTCTATCTTGAGATGCTGGAGCAGGCTGTTGAAGCGATACGGGAAGGAAAAACGCCCAACCTTGAAGCCCCACTAAAACAGGGTACAGAGATCAACCTACGCGTTCCCGCTCTGATTCCGGACGACTATCTGCCAGATGTCCACAACCGTCTGATCATGTATAAACGGATCGCCAACGGCAAAAACGAGACCGAACTGAAAGAGCTGCAGATCGAGATGATCGACCGCTTCGGCATACTCCCCGAGCAAACCAAAAACCTGTTCCGCCAGACACTACTGAAACTCCACTGCGAGCAGCTAGGTATCAGTAAAATTGACGCCGGAGACACCGGAGGACGAGTCGATTTCGAAGCTGACACCACGGTAGATCCATTCAAACTGGTTCAACTGGTACAACAACAGCCACAAAAATTTCAGTTTGGCGGCGCCAGTCAGCTGAAGTTCACGATAAAGATGGATAAAATAGAGCAGCGCTTTAAAGCTGTGGAACAGCTACTTCAGCAATTGACCGGGAATTAA